From Synechococcus sp. A10-1-5-1, a single genomic window includes:
- the secE gene encoding preprotein translocase subunit SecE, which translates to MESQTEPQVTPDEAAAAEPVKTGFVADTVAELRKVVWPSRQQLFGESVAVILMVTISAFAIAAIDRFYSWGSAQVFR; encoded by the coding sequence GTGGAATCTCAGACCGAACCACAAGTCACTCCCGACGAAGCTGCCGCCGCTGAACCGGTCAAAACCGGCTTTGTGGCGGACACCGTCGCTGAGCTGCGCAAGGTGGTTTGGCCGAGCCGTCAGCAGCTGTTTGGTGAATCAGTCGCGGTGATCTTGATGGTCACCATTTCGGCCTTCGCGATTGCAGCCATCGATCGCTTCTACAGCTGGGGAAGCGCCCAGGTGTTCCGCTGA
- a CDS encoding ATP-dependent Clp protease ATP-binding subunit, whose amino-acid sequence MRPDSYAAGPASLTTVPDRFSDAGWDLLLASQEQARRWRHGEMNVEHLLQVLLNDERYATWVDPLPLDSSRLLDQLDDFCADQPTSSARDLFVGEDLELLLEEADRQRGQWGSRFLDVPHLLAALLDDRRIAGPLLQQQGLAPEDLRRSVPRPAPAPSAPPQPVVEPAAPERPSRSAPAIEATPSSENGLKLEQEPAALEQFGRDLTAAARAGDLDPVIGRDTEIRRLMQVLSRRGKNNPVLIGEPGVGKTAIAELLAQRIVAGEVPDALKGQRLVSLDLGALIAGAKFRGQFEERLRSVLKEVREAEGAEAGGVILFIDELHNVVGPERSNSDAGSILKPALARGDLRCIGATTPEEYSRTVEKDPALNRRFQQVLIKEPSLEESTLILRGLKERYELHHGVAITDGAVVASARLADRYISDRCLPDSAIDLIDEAAAQLRMEVTSKPRLVEEAESDLRRVELALLSAESAPEAERVALQQQRRQVSETLQGLQERWSAEREQLAELRQLLADDEALRLQMAEAERDGDLEEAARLQYDQLHGVQQRRSELEEQLQASQQSGQSLLREQVEEGDIADVVARWTGIPVQRLMAGERQKLLELEQRLAQRVIGQGEPVGAVAAAIRRARAGMKDPRRPVGSFLFLGPTGVGKTELAKALAASLFDEEEALVRLDMSEFMERNAVARLLGAPPGYVGYEEGGQLTEAVRRRPYAVLLLDEVEKAHPDVFNVLLQVLDDGRLTDSQGRTVDFRHTVVVMTSNLASRAILDAARGQTDAPALEEQVERALASQFRPEFLNRIDEVIRFQPLGPADLQRIVRLQVVELAQLLQEQGLALQVDEPVVAWLAEQGYEPEYGARPLRRLLRRQIENPLATQLLEERFLGASAVQVSLGEGGQALCFKPISGPE is encoded by the coding sequence ATGCGGCCTGATTCCTACGCCGCTGGCCCCGCCAGCCTCACCACGGTTCCTGATCGCTTCAGCGATGCCGGCTGGGACCTGCTGCTGGCCAGCCAAGAGCAGGCCCGTCGCTGGCGTCACGGCGAGATGAATGTCGAGCACCTCCTGCAGGTGCTGCTGAATGACGAGCGCTACGCCACCTGGGTCGATCCCCTGCCGCTCGATTCCTCCCGTCTGCTGGATCAGCTGGATGACTTCTGTGCTGACCAACCCACCAGCAGTGCCAGGGACCTCTTTGTCGGTGAGGACCTGGAACTGCTCCTGGAGGAGGCCGATCGCCAGCGGGGCCAATGGGGTTCCCGCTTTCTCGATGTCCCCCATCTTCTGGCGGCCCTACTGGACGATCGCCGCATCGCGGGGCCCCTGTTGCAGCAGCAGGGGCTGGCTCCCGAAGATCTGCGTCGTTCCGTTCCCAGGCCGGCACCGGCGCCCAGTGCCCCACCGCAACCAGTGGTGGAGCCAGCTGCTCCGGAGCGCCCCTCCCGCAGTGCGCCAGCGATTGAGGCGACCCCCAGCAGCGAAAACGGCCTCAAGCTTGAGCAGGAGCCCGCGGCCCTTGAGCAGTTTGGACGGGATCTCACAGCTGCCGCCCGGGCGGGCGATCTGGATCCAGTCATTGGACGCGATACCGAAATCCGGCGCCTCATGCAGGTGCTCTCGCGCCGCGGCAAGAACAACCCGGTCTTGATCGGGGAGCCCGGCGTGGGCAAGACAGCCATTGCTGAGCTGTTGGCGCAGCGGATCGTCGCTGGGGAAGTGCCCGATGCCCTCAAGGGTCAGCGTCTTGTGTCCCTGGATCTGGGGGCCCTGATCGCCGGCGCGAAGTTCCGCGGTCAATTTGAAGAGCGCCTGCGCAGCGTGCTCAAGGAGGTGCGCGAGGCCGAGGGCGCTGAGGCGGGCGGCGTGATTCTTTTTATTGACGAGCTCCATAACGTTGTCGGGCCGGAGCGCTCCAACAGCGATGCCGGCAGCATCCTTAAACCCGCCTTGGCCCGGGGCGACTTGCGCTGTATCGGCGCCACCACCCCTGAGGAATACAGCCGCACTGTTGAGAAGGATCCCGCCCTCAACCGGCGTTTTCAGCAGGTCCTGATCAAGGAGCCCAGCCTGGAGGAGAGCACCCTGATTCTGCGGGGCTTGAAGGAGCGTTACGAGCTGCACCACGGGGTGGCCATCACCGATGGCGCCGTTGTGGCCTCGGCCCGCCTGGCGGATCGCTACATCTCCGATCGCTGTCTGCCGGATTCCGCCATCGATCTGATCGATGAGGCGGCTGCCCAGCTGCGGATGGAGGTCACCTCGAAGCCGCGTCTGGTGGAGGAGGCCGAGAGCGACCTGCGTCGGGTTGAGTTGGCCCTGCTCTCTGCGGAGAGTGCCCCAGAAGCCGAACGGGTGGCGCTGCAGCAACAGCGCCGGCAGGTCAGCGAGACCCTGCAGGGTTTGCAGGAGCGCTGGTCAGCGGAGCGGGAGCAGTTGGCGGAGTTGCGTCAGCTCCTCGCCGACGACGAAGCCCTGCGGCTGCAGATGGCCGAGGCCGAACGGGATGGCGATCTCGAGGAAGCGGCCCGGCTTCAGTACGACCAGCTGCATGGCGTGCAGCAGCGCCGCAGCGAATTGGAGGAGCAACTCCAGGCCAGTCAGCAGAGCGGGCAGTCCCTGCTGCGGGAACAAGTGGAGGAGGGGGACATCGCTGATGTGGTGGCCCGCTGGACGGGTATCCCGGTTCAGCGCTTGATGGCGGGTGAGCGTCAGAAGCTGCTGGAGCTCGAGCAGCGCCTGGCGCAGCGGGTGATCGGTCAAGGGGAGCCCGTGGGGGCGGTGGCCGCGGCGATTCGTCGCGCTCGCGCTGGCATGAAGGATCCCCGCCGTCCCGTGGGCTCGTTCCTGTTCCTGGGCCCCACCGGTGTGGGTAAGACCGAATTGGCCAAAGCTCTGGCGGCCTCCCTCTTCGATGAGGAAGAGGCCCTGGTGCGCCTGGACATGAGCGAGTTCATGGAGCGCAATGCTGTGGCCCGCCTGCTCGGAGCTCCTCCGGGCTACGTCGGCTACGAGGAGGGTGGCCAGCTCACCGAAGCCGTCCGGCGGCGTCCCTATGCGGTGCTGCTCCTCGATGAGGTGGAGAAGGCTCATCCGGATGTCTTCAACGTGCTGCTGCAGGTGCTTGATGACGGCCGCCTGACCGATTCCCAGGGCCGCACGGTCGACTTCCGCCACACCGTGGTGGTCATGACCAGCAACCTGGCCAGCCGGGCGATCCTGGACGCCGCCCGCGGTCAGACCGACGCTCCGGCACTGGAAGAGCAGGTCGAGCGGGCCCTGGCGAGCCAGTTCAGACCGGAATTCCTCAATCGCATCGATGAGGTCATTCGCTTCCAACCCTTGGGGCCGGCCGATCTGCAGCGGATTGTGCGTTTGCAGGTGGTGGAGTTGGCTCAGTTGCTGCAGGAGCAGGGACTGGCTCTACAGGTGGATGAGCCGGTCGTGGCGTGGCTGGCGGAACAGGGCTACGAGCCGGAATACGGAGCCCGGCCCCTCCGCCGCCTGCTGCGGCGTCAGATCGAGAACCCCTTGGCGACCCAGTTGCTCGAAGAGCGCTTCCTCGGGGCATCGGCCGTTCAGGTCAGCCTCGGGGAGGGAGGGCAAGCGCTTTGCTTCAAACCCATCTCAGGCCCTGAGTAG
- the rplL gene encoding 50S ribosomal protein L7/L12 has product MSATTDQILEQLKSLSLLEASELVKQIEEAFGVSAAASAGVVMAAPAAGGAAEAAEEKTEFDVHLEGFDAAAKIKVLKAVREATGLGLGEAKALVEGAPCNVKEGVSKADAEAMKKSIEEAGGKVSLK; this is encoded by the coding sequence ATGTCTGCCACAACCGACCAAATTCTCGAGCAGCTGAAGTCCCTCTCCCTGCTGGAAGCCTCTGAGCTTGTCAAGCAGATCGAAGAGGCCTTCGGTGTGTCCGCCGCCGCTTCTGCTGGCGTCGTGATGGCTGCCCCCGCCGCTGGCGGTGCTGCTGAAGCTGCTGAAGAGAAGACCGAGTTCGACGTCCACCTCGAGGGCTTCGACGCTGCCGCCAAGATCAAGGTCCTCAAGGCCGTCCGCGAGGCCACCGGCCTGGGTCTGGGCGAAGCCAAGGCTCTTGTCGAAGGCGCTCCTTGCAACGTCAAGGAAGGCGTTTCCAAGGCCGACGCTGAAGCGATGAAGAAGTCCATCGAAGAGGCCGGCGGCAAGGTCTCCCTCAAGTGA
- the rplA gene encoding 50S ribosomal protein L1, with the protein MPKLSKRYSAAVGKVEERVYAPQEAVDLVKANATAKFDETVEAHARLGIDPKYTDQQLRTTVALPHGTGQSIRIAVIARGEKVAEAKAAGADLAGDDDLVETISKGEMEFDLLIATPDMMPKVAKLGRVLGPRGLMPNPKAGTVTTDLASAINEFKAGKLEFRADRTGIVHVRFGKASFDAAKLLDNLKALQETIDRNKPSGAKGRYWKSLYITSTMGPSVEVDVTALQDIKQEG; encoded by the coding sequence ATGCCCAAACTCTCCAAGCGCTACTCCGCCGCCGTCGGCAAGGTCGAAGAACGCGTCTACGCCCCGCAAGAGGCCGTTGATCTGGTGAAGGCCAACGCCACCGCCAAGTTCGACGAAACCGTCGAGGCCCACGCCCGTCTCGGGATCGACCCCAAGTACACCGACCAGCAACTGCGGACCACCGTTGCGCTGCCCCACGGCACCGGTCAGAGCATCCGGATCGCTGTGATCGCCCGCGGTGAAAAGGTCGCAGAAGCCAAGGCGGCTGGTGCTGATCTGGCCGGTGATGACGATCTGGTCGAAACCATTTCCAAGGGTGAGATGGAGTTCGATCTACTGATCGCTACCCCGGACATGATGCCCAAGGTGGCCAAGCTGGGTCGCGTCCTCGGCCCCCGTGGCCTGATGCCGAACCCCAAGGCCGGCACCGTCACGACCGACCTGGCCTCTGCCATTAACGAGTTCAAGGCCGGCAAACTCGAGTTCCGTGCTGACCGCACCGGCATCGTCCACGTGCGTTTCGGTAAGGCCAGCTTTGATGCGGCCAAGCTGCTGGATAACCTGAAGGCCCTGCAGGAGACCATCGACCGCAACAAGCCCAGCGGTGCGAAGGGTCGCTACTGGAAGAGCCTGTACATCACCTCCACCATGGGTCCTTCCGTGGAAGTGGACGTGACTGCACTGCAGGACATCAAGCAAGAGGGCTGA
- a CDS encoding DUF3747 domain-containing protein, which yields MQRSYLPWAGLALLSAGLVGSQAAAGVFQSQPLEQQRLAVLGQPVGSQGWKLLVLEQLKPAPKCWEERRDGLIDPALNRFNFSGICSRYLDSNGYSLRVGDDDVSPRYRLRLESQGNTLVLLAMSGSHPTELVVGRGAIPLRDRDGFVALKLEPGWQLERRMYGQRSLSHVYFANPKPLDGLIAQAERNQARPPAAYGSTSPGSGPIALQVIPYGGQTPRF from the coding sequence ATGCAGCGAAGCTACCTCCCATGGGCGGGTCTCGCTCTGCTGAGCGCAGGCTTGGTGGGCAGCCAAGCGGCAGCTGGGGTCTTCCAAAGCCAACCGCTCGAGCAACAGCGCCTGGCCGTGCTGGGACAGCCGGTGGGCAGCCAGGGATGGAAGTTGCTCGTGCTGGAGCAGCTGAAGCCCGCGCCGAAGTGCTGGGAGGAACGGCGGGATGGCTTGATTGATCCGGCCCTGAACCGCTTCAACTTCAGCGGAATCTGCAGCCGCTACCTCGACAGCAATGGCTATTCCCTACGGGTGGGTGATGACGATGTCTCCCCCCGCTATCGCCTGCGGCTCGAGAGCCAAGGGAACACCCTGGTGCTGCTGGCCATGTCCGGCAGCCACCCAACGGAGTTGGTCGTGGGCCGTGGCGCGATTCCCCTACGGGACCGGGACGGCTTTGTGGCCCTCAAGCTGGAACCCGGCTGGCAACTCGAACGGCGGATGTACGGCCAGCGCAGCCTGAGCCACGTCTATTTCGCCAACCCCAAGCCCCTGGATGGACTGATCGCCCAAGCGGAACGCAACCAAGCTCGCCCCCCGGCGGCCTACGGGAGCACCAGTCCTGGCAGCGGCCCGATCGCCCTGCAGGTCATCCCCTACGGAGGGCAAACGCCACGATTCTGA
- the rplJ gene encoding 50S ribosomal protein L10 translates to MGRTLENKQQIVEELKQLLGEAEMALVLDYKGLSIKEMSDLRTRLQASNGVCKVTKNTLMRRAIDGDSAWSELDSLLTGTNAFVLVKGDVGGAVKAVQSFQKDTKKSETKGGLFEGKLLSQSEIKAIGDLPSKEVLMAQIAGAINAVATKVAVGINEVPSGLARALKQHADGEGKAD, encoded by the coding sequence ATGGGCCGCACTCTGGAGAACAAGCAACAGATCGTCGAAGAGCTGAAGCAGCTCCTTGGCGAGGCCGAAATGGCGCTGGTCCTTGATTACAAGGGTCTGTCCATCAAGGAAATGTCTGATCTGCGGACCCGTCTGCAGGCCAGCAACGGTGTGTGCAAGGTGACCAAAAACACCTTGATGCGCCGTGCCATTGATGGCGATAGCGCTTGGTCGGAACTCGATTCCCTCCTCACCGGCACCAATGCCTTCGTGCTCGTTAAGGGCGACGTGGGTGGTGCGGTGAAAGCCGTTCAGTCCTTCCAGAAGGACACCAAGAAATCGGAAACGAAGGGCGGCCTTTTCGAAGGCAAGCTCCTTTCCCAATCCGAGATCAAGGCGATCGGGGATCTGCCCTCCAAGGAGGTGCTCATGGCGCAGATCGCAGGTGCGATCAACGCCGTGGCCACCAAGGTTGCTGTGGGCATCAACGAAGTTCCTTCCGGTCTTGCTCGGGCGCTCAAGCAGCACGCCGATGGCGAGGGCAAGGCCGACTGA
- a CDS encoding ribonuclease H: MAAACDGACSGNPGPGGWGCLLRFDDGSVQEFGGADANTTNNRMELTAALTLLEKLSVLPRHPDLSIRTDSKYLIDGFSKWINGWKRKGWRTASGSPVLNRDLWESLDAARIQGLPLTYVKGHSGDPDNDRCDVIAVAFSKGQSISLAAGEIVAAPPAVDLAPPALQQLLTRLELADRLAEGEYGLSLMELAQLVEKPLKTLEGREAPWRWRDWQVLPLDDGRWRLCRDASGSGRPHGEERRDG, from the coding sequence GTGGCTGCCGCCTGTGATGGGGCCTGCAGCGGAAATCCCGGTCCCGGTGGCTGGGGCTGTTTGCTGCGTTTTGACGATGGCAGCGTTCAAGAGTTTGGCGGAGCTGATGCGAACACCACCAACAACCGCATGGAGCTCACGGCGGCCCTGACGCTGTTGGAGAAGTTGTCGGTCCTGCCTCGGCACCCGGATCTGAGCATCCGCACGGACTCCAAGTACCTGATCGATGGCTTCAGCAAGTGGATCAACGGCTGGAAGCGCAAGGGTTGGCGCACCGCCTCTGGAAGTCCAGTTCTGAATCGCGATCTCTGGGAGTCTCTCGATGCGGCGCGCATCCAGGGTTTACCCCTGACCTACGTCAAGGGCCACAGCGGCGACCCCGATAACGACCGCTGCGATGTCATCGCAGTGGCCTTCTCCAAGGGACAGTCCATCAGCCTGGCGGCAGGCGAGATCGTGGCGGCGCCCCCCGCTGTTGATCTGGCACCCCCGGCCTTGCAGCAGCTGCTGACGCGCCTGGAGCTGGCGGATCGTCTGGCCGAGGGCGAGTACGGCCTGAGCCTGATGGAGCTGGCCCAGCTGGTGGAGAAGCCCCTGAAGACCCTGGAGGGGCGTGAGGCGCCCTGGCGTTGGAGGGATTGGCAGGTCCTTCCCCTGGACGATGGACGCTGGCGTCTTTGCCGTGACGCGTCAGGATCAGGGCGGCCCCATGGCGAGGAGCGACGAGATGGCTGA
- the rplK gene encoding 50S ribosomal protein L11, whose amino-acid sequence MAKKVVAVIKLALDAGKANPAPPVGPALGQHGVNIMAFCKEYNARTQDKAGYVIPVEISVFEDRSFTFITKTPPASVLIVKAAGIAKGAATSSKGSVGAISRAQLEEIAKTKLPDLNCTSVESAMRIIEGTARNMGVAVKD is encoded by the coding sequence ATGGCAAAAAAAGTTGTAGCTGTGATCAAGCTGGCGCTCGATGCCGGCAAAGCAAACCCCGCGCCACCGGTGGGCCCCGCCCTCGGTCAGCACGGCGTCAACATCATGGCGTTCTGCAAGGAGTACAACGCTCGGACGCAGGACAAAGCCGGATACGTGATTCCGGTGGAGATCTCGGTCTTTGAAGACCGCAGCTTCACCTTCATCACCAAGACCCCTCCCGCTTCCGTGCTGATCGTGAAGGCAGCCGGAATCGCCAAGGGTGCCGCCACCTCTTCCAAGGGTTCTGTCGGGGCCATAAGCCGCGCACAACTCGAAGAGATCGCCAAGACCAAGCTGCCTGACCTCAACTGCACCAGCGTTGAGTCGGCCATGCGCATCATCGAAGGCACCGCCCGCAACATGGGCGTTGCTGTGAAGGACTGA
- the nusG gene encoding transcription termination/antitermination protein NusG, giving the protein MSDVDLTTEEFAAADLAADAEPAGVAAEGRAPIARWYAVQVASSCEKKVKATLEQRAVTLGVDNRILEIEIPQTPAVKLKKDGSRTSTEEKVFPGYVLVRMVLDEDTMMAVRSTPNVINFVGAEDRRATGKVRGHIKPRPLSRQEVDRIFKRAAEKKPVVKVDLAEGDQILVTAGPFKDFQGEVIEVSGDRNKLKALLSIFGRETPVELEFSQISKQS; this is encoded by the coding sequence GTGTCCGACGTCGACTTGACCACTGAAGAATTCGCCGCGGCGGATCTGGCTGCCGACGCTGAACCCGCGGGTGTTGCCGCTGAAGGCCGGGCTCCGATTGCCCGTTGGTATGCCGTTCAGGTGGCCTCTAGCTGCGAGAAAAAAGTCAAGGCCACCCTTGAGCAGCGGGCCGTCACCCTCGGCGTTGATAACCGCATTCTCGAGATCGAAATCCCCCAGACCCCTGCGGTCAAGCTCAAGAAAGACGGCAGCCGCACGAGCACCGAAGAAAAGGTGTTCCCGGGTTACGTCCTGGTTCGGATGGTCCTCGATGAAGACACGATGATGGCGGTTCGGAGCACCCCCAACGTGATCAATTTCGTGGGTGCGGAGGATCGCCGTGCCACCGGCAAGGTTCGCGGTCACATCAAGCCTCGTCCCCTCAGCCGCCAGGAGGTGGATCGCATCTTCAAGCGGGCTGCCGAGAAGAAGCCTGTAGTGAAGGTGGATCTCGCCGAAGGCGATCAAATTTTGGTGACGGCAGGTCCCTTCAAAGACTTCCAGGGCGAAGTCATCGAGGTGTCTGGCGATCGCAACAAGCTCAAGGCCTTGCTCTCGATCTTCGGCCGGGAAACACCGGTGGAACTCGAGTTCTCTCAGATCAGCAAACAAAGCTGA